The genomic DNA TGAATActgattaggagtattaaatatagtctaattacaaaactaattgcacagatgaaatctaattcacgagatgaatctattaagcctaattagttaatgatttgacagtgtgatgctacaataaccaattgctaatgatggtttaattagccttaatagattcgtcttgcaaattagactccatctgtgtaattagttttgtaattagctcatatttagtcttcctaattagtatccgaacatccgatgtgactctgctaaagtttaacacctcatatccaaacacccctacgTCTACGTGGTCAGTTTCATACCTTCAAAAATAGCATATATTTGAATATTTGATGGCCTTGTCATCATTTTAAATTTTCAGTATGTGATAGGTACCTCCATGCAGTCCACGGTGCTCCTTCCCTTAAAATTTCTAGACATGGATAAGGAGGAGGTCtattaggaggaggaggaggataaaAGGAGGACAAATTTCTTACACGGTCAACGAATAAAATCTAAGTCCAGCATATGCCACGGCCACTAACTTTGGGAGTTCCGACATGTTACAGATAGATCGGTGGATGTGGATGGCATATGAGAGTATAAGTTTTTTTATTGGCATGTAACGATTTTTTCCATGTAAATATGAGAAAGAAAGTGATAGAGAGATGAAAATAGTTAAAAGGAAATATAAATGGATACCCGTTGCTCAAAAGCAATAGAAAATTGCTAGGAAATGATATTGAGGAAAATGCACGTTGACTATATGCCATTAGCGAATATGAGATAGCAACTTAGTGGATGCTCGTATCAAGCATTCAAGCTAGGTCTAGCAAAACAAAGACAAAGCTTTGAGCTTGATGTAGCTAAGAGGCTACGAAACCAGGGACGAATTAAAGATTAAGGCAGGGACAAAGTTAGGATTAAACAATACGATGGGAGCAAACAAGCTGTATCATGAAAGTTTCTTAGATGTAGCTCAAGTGTTTTGAGCATAGGAGGCCATGGCCCTTACTTGGCCCATCCACGGCTTCGTCACACCATGGAGCAATTTTTTTTGGCCATAGATGAAGCGAAAAATTGatgaaggagagggaggggaaaaagaggGACACCAGAATAAAGATGAACCTTTTCGACAAAAAGATTATAACTAATCAGGATGTTCATTTTCTTTCGACAAAAAGATTATAAGATGCATTAAAAGAATTCTCTACACTTAGCAAATCGCGAGTGAAATGCTTATATGATGTGGAAAAAGGTGCTCCATCGGATGGAAGAACGAACATTAACACATACAAGGAAGAGTAATATGCTTTTTTTCACAAGGAAGAGTGAACGGCACGTGtaatatgctttttttttttgcaagcacGTGTAATATGCTAGAGGTAGACGGTAGTAGACATTGGAGGTATTACGAAGCCGATGTTGTTGAACATGAGCCCAAATGGGAAACGTTTACTGGCCCAAATgggcctcaatgccacgaacGGCCCGAGGGCAAAAGGGAAAAACGACAACCCCATACATCCtcttccctccgccgccgctcccctaaAACCCCATTCTTTAGGGTTTCTCCGCGGCGCGAAGCTCCCCCttctcccctccccgccgcttCCACTACCCTCTCGAAGCTTCCCCTGCTCCACAGCGCCGCCCATATCAACTCCAACCCCCTCCCGTCTCCTCTCCCgtaagccgccgccgcgcgaaGTACTCGCCCAGCCGCCCCAACCATGTCGACGTTCTGGGGTAACAATCGTTTCCGCCGCCACCGATTTTGCTGTCAATTTCCGTTGTGTTGCCTGACTGGATTGTCGCGTTCCTCGCAGGCGTGGAGGTTAAGCCGGGGAAGCCCTACACGCTCACCCACAGCGACTGTGGCGGCCGCCTGCGCCTCACCCAGGTCCGCTTCTTCTCGCGGTTTGACGGTGGTAGCGTATATTTGTGATGTTGTGTGACGAATGTGGTGTTTATTGGTTGGATGGGAAATTTGCAACGCAGGCAACGCTGGGGGATGAGGCCGGTAAGGGGGAGAAGGGTGGCGGCCGGAAGAAGTGTGTGCTACAGTGCAGCGTCGAGAGCAAGGATCCCGTTTACCTTTGTGCCTTGGTGCCGGAGCAGTCGGAAACATGCCACCTGGAGCTGGAGTTTGATGAGGTGGAAGTCACTTTTTCAGTGATTGGGCAGAGGAGTGTCCATCTTGTTGGATACTACATCGCGTATCCTCTGCTGCATTAGTGTCAATTGATTCTCTTTCTTTGTATTAGGTTGCTGTAGGATGGTTTCAATTGATTATCTTTCTTTCTAGTATGCTAGGTTGCTGTAGGATGGTTTCAATTGATTATCTTTCTTTCTAGTATGCTAGGTTGCTGTAGGATGGTTTCAATCGATTGCCTTTCTTTCTCTTATGGTAGGTAGCTTTAGGATGGTTTCAATTGCTTATCTTTCTTTGTAGTAGATTACTGCAGGATGGTTTCAATTGATTATCTTTCTTTCTAGTATGCTGTAGGATGATTTCAATTGCTTATCTTTCGTTGTAGTAGATTGCTGTAGGATGCTCATTGTGTTGGGAATTGTTGTTGTGGAGCTTGTTTTTCCTTAAGTGTTTTTGTCAGTGATGCGTACGAGGAAGATATGAGTGACAGTGATGCTGAGAGTGACTCTCTTCAAGGCTCCGACGAGGATGGTTTCTTGgtagatgatgatgacaatAACATGGTAATGATCGACCAGATGACCATGGGTAATACACATGTTTTGTCTTGGTGCAGAACTCATTTTAGTATGTTACTGTCAGGTTATGGGATATTCAGACAGTGAAGATGATTCAGACTATGATTCagagtctgatgatgaagagatgGCATACGATCAGCGTAGGGGCAAAAGTTCAGGTAAGCATTACATACTGTTCCATTGCCCTGCCATATAATCAATAAAAGAATGCCCTGACATATAACTAGATTCTCCTTCTCACTCGTTGCTTTGGACCTTAAAATTTAGTTATCTCTAGGTCTATTTTCCCTTTCGTAGTCATTAGTGTTGGTGTAGCCTTGTATTTTGGGATTGACAGAGGGAGAACGTTTGAACCAAAGCTGTGATATGAACTGGTAGGGGCAGGAAATTGTAAATGCTTATGTCCAATGAATAACTGATGAAAATAAATGTAACATTGATTTGATGTTTGCACAGGAGCTTGTTAACAAATGGTATATACATTATAAAATTTATCATGAAAAGATGCCTTGGAATTCTTTTGCTTATGCATATTGCCAGAGTGAAACTTATTCTGTAACTTCTCGGGGTTACTTCATGTGTCACATACCTCCTCTTAATACCCTTTAAAGTATTTATATAACTATATGCATGATTTAGCTGCAGAAAGCGTTAGAACCCTTTCATATTAAGCTTAGTTGATTGAAACACTACATTCTGTGGGGTAATCTGGCACTTGCCAGGATTGTTGATTTGCACTTCTGTTGGTGCTTAATGCCTGATGTACCTAAAGAATAGCAGTATTTGCATTCTGTTAAGTGTACTGTATTGGAATATATTCTACTTCTGTATACATCGATTCGAGTATTCAAATGTGCATGGTGAGGTTATGTACACGCTTATGTGGAATTAATATTACAAACTACAGCCCTATTTTCCCTATCGCATTAGAGAAATCATGAATTACCATTTATTTCACTAGTTTCAGTTGCACTTCTCATTGGCATTGGCATTACCTCATGCAAGGGATGTTTGGTTTTCCTTACCCCAGTCAGGATCGCTTTATGCCTTCATGGGTTTCTTTACCTGTTGCTAAATTTTGCAGTTGTTATTGAGGAAATTCAAGAGGATGACAAGCCTTCTGCGGGTGAAGTACAGAAGGGATCAAACAAGAAGCGGAGCAGTGAAAATGGTGATAAGTCTCAACTCCAGCTTGTTGTGAGGGATCCTGCTACTGAATCCTTGGAAAGTGAAGATGAAGATGGCTTTCCTGTATCATTTTCTGAATCAAAGAAGAGTTCCGAGAGTGTTTCGaagaaaaaagggggaaaagacAAGGAGGCTAGCAATGAAGACCGGAAAAGGAAAAGTGGAGCCATTACAGATCGTGGTGACTCTTCAGGGTACATGCTAACTCACTTTTTGCCCCAGAATTTGTCATTGGTGTGGTAACATGCTCTGATACTTTGTAAATTTACCTATGGTTCTAGGGATGTAAAGGCTGAAAATGATGGggcatcaaagaagaagaaaaagaccaAGGACAAAAGCACTGCTATGGACAACGGAAAGGTGAACAATGATGTAAAGGAGGTTAAGCAACAAGATGCTTCAGCTGAACCTGTCAGTGCAAAAcataagaagaaaaacaagaacaCAAGTGCTTCTGAGGCTGGTACTGATGAGCAATCTGCTAAGAAAAACAATATGTAAGTATCTTAAGGTGCTgcattgttttttctttttacattgAAATGCTTTTCACATGGTTCTACACTGTTTGACAACATTACCTTCTACCTAATTCCAGTCACAAAGATGGTGAGGCTGTAACTGCTCAGGAGGCTAataaaaagaacaagaaaaagaaagggcaGGACACAAACAGAAGTGAAAATCAGTCACCAACTGGACTTGTAGAGTCAGATAGCAAGAAGGAGCCACTACAAACACGGACTTTTGCCAATGGTATGATAATTCAGGAGATGGAGCTGGGCAAGCCTGATGGTAAAAAAGCCACCAATGGAAAGAAGGTAAACATTTCTGGCTTCTTGATGGGATGATCCTCTCCAAGCTACCATTTTAGTATTGCAATTTCTCACTGACTAGGCAATGCTGACATTTGCATGCTCGAGTTTCAGTATCTTCACATAGTTGCTTGCTTTTGCATGGTTATgatagattggaccaaataGAAAACTTTCCATTATCTGACTTGCATGCTCGAGTTTCAGTATCCTCATCTGAGCATTAGTTGCATGATTTGTATAATTATGATAGATTGGGATGATCAGGCAACTTTCCACTATCTGACTTTCATGTTGACTTTTATAAGTATGACCTCTTTTTTCCTTAGGTTGCTATGAGATATATTGGCAAGCTAAAGAATGGCACGATTTTTGACTCCAATGTTAGCGGAAGACCATTTGAGTTCAGACTAGgtaattgttttttttcctgctaATGTCTTGCTTTCTACCATCACTCAAGATCAATATTGGGGTTGACTTAATTGATACCTTGCCTGCAGGTGTTGGGCAGGTTATCAAAGGATGGGACGTCGGCGTCAATGGTATataagcctttttttttttgaaagacttGTATATAAGCCTTCATCTTGTTATCAAACACACAATCATGTTGCAGTGCATATTTTCATGCTTTTGGCTTGGTGCTTGTTAACAGGTATGCGGGTTGGTGACAAAAGGAGACTCACCGTTCCACCTTCAATGGGGTAAGATATCCATCACATTGCTTTGTACTATCAGCGAGTGGTTGTTCCAATCCAGCCTTGATTTGTTGCTTCTGTAGTTACGGGAGCCAGAGAGTGGGGCCGATACCGCAGAACTCAACTCTCATCTTTGATGTGGAGCTAGTGAACGTGAAATGAAGTTTTGAGGACCAAGATAGCATGAAGGTCCATGAGAAACTGAGGCAGTTTCGAAAGTTTTGGAGTGCACCATTTTCCTTCTGCAGTGCTATTTCATAGCCGTAGGGACATGTTCAGCTGATTCCAAGCCATTTTTATCGACATTATCGTTACTGTAAACTGGAGCTATTCAGGCTAATTGCCGGGTTGCAACATTTGCCCTACTTGCGCTTGATCTTGCCGTGGTTGATTCCTTTTGGTCCGGTTTGGACTAGATCATCTACTGAGTGAAATGATTAGCACTAGTAGAGTTTATGTTGCTGTGTTTTAGAATTTCAGTTGCACCCTGTTGCCTCCAAAATCATTTTAAACTTTGTGAGAGAAGTAACTGGCTGGAGTTGTTTGGGTTTTGCTGCTAGCTTTCCAAGCCTAATTTCACTCATTGCAAAATACGAGCATTTTGGGAtggccttccttttctttccgcGTGCTCCATATTTACCATTTGCCTAGATCTGTGATCATTCTTTGGCCTGAGTGAGACCCAAATCTTCTGGTTCAGATCGACACCTGAGAGGGCTTCAAGCCTTCAATACGGTAACGGTCATGTCTCAGCAGGATCAGCTTGCGGTTTGCGCCTTGTTGCCATCTGCCATTGCGATTTGCGAGCGCCCTTGTGACTCGTGAGCAGACTGTACGACGCGACTTCCCTCACCAGTAGAGCGGATGAGTTGGCAGTGGCGCACCCAGCGGCGCGCTCGGCGCCCACGCGGCCACAGCCACGGCCCATCGCTTCCCGAGCGCCGAAATCCAAACGCACGATGccttcgccaccaccgccccccaCCGTGtgcgctctcctcctccccttctccccctcctcatccaccacctccggCCAACAACCCCGCCGCCTGCGCGTCCGCAGCTCGAAGCCCAGCCCGCCGGGCCTCCCCAagcccagcaccagcaccaggccgcccccgcgccgcctgcACGAGGCGGACCGCCGCCTCAGCTCCCTGGTCCACCGGGGCGACCTCGACGCggcgctccgcctcgtccgctcctcgccgcgcccgcccgacgTGCCCCTCGCCAACCGCCTCGTCCGCGACCTctgccgccgtggccgccccgccgacgccgcgcgcgtCGTCGAGGCCTGCGGGCCGGATGCCACGGCCGCCACCTATGGCGCGCTGGTGGACGGGTACTGCCGCGCGGGGCTGCTCGAGGACGCGCGCCGCGTCGTCGACGGCAtgcccgcggccgcgcgggccAGCAGCGCCTACGCCTACAACCCGCTCATCCACGCGCTCTGCGACCGCGGCCGGGTCGCCGACGCGCTCGGGGTGCTCGACGGCATGCTCTGCCGCGGGTGCGCCCCCGACGTGGTCACCTACAACATCCTCCTCGAGGCGGCGTGCAAGGCCAGGGGGCACCGGCGGGCCATGGAGCTGGTCGACCTCATGCGCGCCGAGGGGTGCGAGCCCAACAACGTCACGTACAATGTCATCATCGACGCCATGTGCAGGGAACGGGATGTGGACCAGGCGCGCGAGTTCCTCGACAGCCTGCCTTCCAGGGGTTGCAAGCCCAACACCGTCAACTACAACACGGTCTTGAAGGGGTTCTGTAGCGCCGAGCGATGGGAGGATGCTGATGAGCTTCTTGACGAGATGGTCCGAGAGAACTGCCCGCCGAGCGAGGCGACCCTCAATGTGATCGTCAATGCGTTGTGCCGGAAAGGATTGCTCCAGAAGGTTACTCGGTATCTAGAGAAAATGTCCAAACATGGCTGCGCGGCAAATGTTGTTACCTACAATGCTGTCATCAATGGGATCTGTGAGCAAGGGCATGTGGACAGTGCCTTGGAGTTACTAAACAACATGCAATCCTATGGCTGTAAACCTGATATCGTCACCTACAACACTCTGCTCAAGGGTCTGTGCAGTGCTGAGCGATGGGAGGATGCTGAGGAGCTAATGGCTAAAATGACCCAGAATGATTGCATCCCAGATAATGGGACATTCAATACTGTAATTAATTTCTTGTGTCAAAAGGGATTGATTGTGCAGGCCTTTGAAGTCTTTAAGCAAATGCCTGAGAAAGGCTGCAATCCTAACTCAATCACTTACAGTACAATGGTAGGTGGACTTGCCAAGGCTGGCAAGCTGGAACAAGCCCTTGAGTTGCTGAATGAAATGGCCAGCAAAGGATTCAACTCAGATAAAATGTATCAGTTGTTAACTGAGTATCTGAATAAAGAGGATAAAATTGAAGAGGTGGTTCAGGCAGTTCATAAACTGCAAGGTGCAGGCGCACCACCCCACGCTGCACTCTACAACACAGTACTGTTAGGGCTTTGCAGAAATGGGAAAACAGATTATGCTATCGATGTGTTTGCTGATATGGTGTCCTGTGGTTGTATGCCTGATGAATTGTCGTACATTATACTCATTGAAGGTTTGGCATATGAGGGCTATTTGAAGGAGGCAAGAGAATTGCTAAGCAAGTTGTGCTCTAGAAATGTTCTTTCTAACAGCTTGATCAAGAATGAAGCTTTGTTGTTAGATCAAAATATTCACTCTTCTTGAGTCATGATTAATTTGAGGGATGTCTGCACTTTTAACTACATTTTATATAGCGGTGGAGTAGGTTAGGACTTACACATTGCTTCAATTTTGATTGTAAGTGCCCTTTGCTTCAGACATGTTGTAGTGTAGAGCTTAGTTGTCCATCTGTTTAAGTTCTTTCTGTAACAATGCTGTCCAATATCATGCCTGTTTGGCTGATTGTAGTTGCAAATTTTCATGCATGCTTACAGAATATGAGCATATTGGATTATAAACATGATTTGATTTTACTTTCTGGATGCACATTTAGTCAAGGCACCCTCATATCCAAAATATAAGTTGTTTTAGAATTGTATTTTGGATCATCATTCTTTGTTTCTGTTCGATGGAGATATTTGCCCTAGGATTTAAGCTAAGCTGAAATGTGCATCCTGGTTTAAGAAGCAGGGATATTGTAGGCCTGCACCTATATAGTATTCTAGTTCCTGGAGTACTTTGTTTAGAAACAAGTGGTCAAATTTTGAGTGGTTATATATGAAACCGAAAATGGATACTAGGCCTATGAGAGAAGTATAGTAAGTGTTTATTTGTTTTAAACTAGAAGACTTGAAAAAAGTGAGGCCTTAATGTGACAATTCCTATTCTGATTTTCTTACTTTAGTGTAACAGAAATAACATTTAAAGAATCATTATACAATTGGAGCTCAAGTTACTTCTGATTGATGGTAATTTTTGTCTTGTAAGGTGTCCTGGACCCCATGTTTGTGCTATACTGCTATTTGAAGATAATCCTCTTGGTGATATTTTCAAGTTCATGCTCTTTCTTTGAGTTCGTTATGCCAATTGAATTGGAGTAAATATTACCTGGCAGTTATATTAACCTCTTGGCTCCTAAGTGAAACTATGCAAGTGCTGCATATTTTCTCGAACACTCGTGCTGCAACTTTACACGTGGatggcttttctttttttgttactGCAGTTAGGAGATAAGGCAGCTATATGCTTTGAACCGAAGTAATATAAGCACTAATATTATAGATATTGCATTATCTGATGGTCGTCTCATTTCATTATTATGGCCGTAGCATGAGTTCATTCTTTTCTTCTACTTACATCCATAGTGCCAAATTAGTCCAGCCTTCATGGGCGTTACCATTTCACCATGTTTATATCTTACACCCTAGATTGGTTTGCTTTGCCCACTTGTGAAGAGTTTTAATTTGACTTTGTTAGGCTTGGTTAGCATAAAGTATCATTTAGAAAGTCTTGTTATGCTATGGTGCAATTCCTGAATTGTGCAGAGTCTGCACGACTGCAGAAAGCTCTCCAGCCTGGATGCTTTGGAAAGACCGAATCTAAGGTGCATGATCACCTTTTACTTATCTCTGGGTTGCTCCTCATATGGATGATCATCTTCCTTTGACCAAATCTGTGGTGCGTATAGTCATCACCTTGGTTGATTCAGAGGGGATAAATCCTTCTAAATATGGTCCACTGAAGTTAATTTGTGTGTTTGAACATTGCTGGTTTAGTCTATTTTAACTTAGAAttctttttttctagttttaaaGTGATGAAAGGTCGTACTGCACTTCCCTACTCGGGTTGCTGTCTACAAAGCGTTAAAACCTTTATTCTCTCAATTTGaatcttggaaaaaaaatatctgccCTCTATTGATTCAGCGTTCCTTTTTAGTAGTATCTTATACCTACGGAGGTCCAGGtagcaacatggcatggtagtatCTTGAATCTTTTTGTGCGTATCAGCTGCACAAGTCTAAAACGAAAGGTAAGCTAAACATCACAAATTTCTGAATTTATGTTTTGTTTTTGCAGTTTACCTCTAGAGGGTACAGATTTGGTTGCCACTTTCCAGGGCCTGAAGCCCTGAACACTCGTTGCTGGGGTTCTGTTCTACTCAAAACAGTCCCCTGCTCCAAGAGAATCATGACAGGTATCTAAAGACACCATCTAAATGTTCTTCCTGTCGGCGGTAAAGCTGCCTAGCCACCAACACGTTGTGAAAGTTCAGGCTCCACTTGATCATAACAATATACCATATGGTCTTTCTCTCCAACTCGTTTTTGCATTAGTGGTCTGGTCATCGATGTATCTACTATTCTACTCTTTTCAAAAAGCAGTTGAGATATTGGCCTTGACGAGCATACGGCATTGTATGTTTtgtattgctgctgctgctcgtcaTTCTTTAGCCAGTGTGCAAACTCCAAAAGCATTTTTGGCTTCTCGCTGGCTGCTTTTGTATCTGGTCTCTGCTCGCTGACCACGGACCGTGATGTACCACGGCATGATAAGG from Setaria italica strain Yugu1 chromosome VII, Setaria_italica_v2.0, whole genome shotgun sequence includes the following:
- the LOC101771287 gene encoding peptidyl-prolyl cis-trans isomerase FKBP53, whose protein sequence is MSTFWGVEVKPGKPYTLTHSDCGGRLRLTQATLGDEAGKGEKGGGRKKCVLQCSVESKDPVYLCALVPEQSETCHLELEFDEVEVTFSVIGQRSVHLVGYYIADAYEEDMSDSDAESDSLQGSDEDGFLVDDDDNNMVMGYSDSEDDSDYDSESDDEEMAYDQRRGKSSVVIEEIQEDDKPSAGEVQKGSNKKRSSENGDKSQLQLVVRDPATESLESEDEDGFPVSFSESKKSSESVSKKKGGKDKEASNEDRKRKSGAITDRGDSSGDVKAENDGASKKKKKTKDKSTAMDNGKVNNDVKEVKQQDASAEPVSAKHKKKNKNTSASEAGTDEQSAKKNNIHKDGEAVTAQEANKKNKKKKGQDTNRSENQSPTGLVESDSKKEPLQTRTFANGMIIQEMELGKPDGKKATNGKKVAMRYIGKLKNGTIFDSNVSGRPFEFRLGVGQVIKGWDVGVNGMRVGDKRRLTVPPSMGYGSQRVGPIPQNSTLIFDVELVNVK
- the LOC101771678 gene encoding pentatricopeptide repeat-containing protein At1g09900, producing MPSPPPPPTVCALLLPFSPSSSTTSGQQPRRLRVRSSKPSPPGLPKPSTSTRPPPRRLHEADRRLSSLVHRGDLDAALRLVRSSPRPPDVPLANRLVRDLCRRGRPADAARVVEACGPDATAATYGALVDGYCRAGLLEDARRVVDGMPAAARASSAYAYNPLIHALCDRGRVADALGVLDGMLCRGCAPDVVTYNILLEAACKARGHRRAMELVDLMRAEGCEPNNVTYNVIIDAMCRERDVDQAREFLDSLPSRGCKPNTVNYNTVLKGFCSAERWEDADELLDEMVRENCPPSEATLNVIVNALCRKGLLQKVTRYLEKMSKHGCAANVVTYNAVINGICEQGHVDSALELLNNMQSYGCKPDIVTYNTLLKGLCSAERWEDAEELMAKMTQNDCIPDNGTFNTVINFLCQKGLIVQAFEVFKQMPEKGCNPNSITYSTMVGGLAKAGKLEQALELLNEMASKGFNSDKMYQLLTEYLNKEDKIEEVVQAVHKLQGAGAPPHAALYNTVLLGLCRNGKTDYAIDVFADMVSCGCMPDELSYIILIEGLAYEGYLKEARELLSKLCSRNVLSNSLIKNEALLLDQNIHSS